A single Argentina anserina chromosome 7, drPotAnse1.1, whole genome shotgun sequence DNA region contains:
- the LOC126802597 gene encoding chlorophyll a-b binding protein 6A, chloroplastic, whose amino-acid sequence MASNTLMSCGIATTAFPSVLSSSKSKFATAVQLPSVGANATSRFSMSAEWMPGQPRPPYLDGSAPGDFGFDPLRLGEVPENLERFKESELIHCRWAMLAVPGILVPEALGLGNWVKAQEWAAVPGGQATYLGNPVPWGTLPTILVIEFLSIAFVEHQRSMEKDTEKKKYPGGAFDPLGYSKDPKKFEEYKVKEIKNGRLALLAFVGFVVQQTAYPGTGPLENLATHLADPWHNNIGDVIIPKGLLPN is encoded by the exons ATGGCTTCCAACACTTTGATGAGCTGTGGCATTGCCACCACAGCCTTCCCTTCAGTCCTATCTTCTTCCAAGTCTAAATTCGCCACCGCCGTCCAGCTCCCTAGTGTTGGTGCCAATGCCACCTCCAGGTTCTCCATGTCAGCCGAGTGGATGCCCGGCCAGCCCCGGCCTCCTTACCTTGATGGATCCGCTCCAGG TGACTTTGGATTTGACCCGCTTAGACTAGGAGAAGTGCCAGAGAACTTAGAAAGGTTCAAGGAGTCTGAACTCATTCACTGCAGATGGGCTATGCTTGCTGTT CCAGGGATTCTAGTACCAGAAGCATTAGGATTAGGAAACTGGGTAAAGGCACAAGAATGGGCTGCAGTTCCCGGAGGCCAAGCAACTTACCTTGGCAATCCAGTTCCATGGGGGACTTTGCCTACAATTTTGGTCATCGAGTTCCTCTCCATTGCTTTCGTAGAGCATCAACGCAGCATGGAAAAGGACacggagaagaagaagtaccCCGGTGGAGCTTTTGACCCCTTGGGTTACTCCAAGGACCCTAAGAAGTTCGAGGAATACAAAGTCAAGGAGATCAAAAATG GTCGGCTTGCATTGTTGGCTTTTGTGGGATTCGTAGTGCAACAAACGGCGTACCCCGGCACCGGACCTTTGGAGAATTTGGCTACTCACTTGGCTGACCCATGGCATAACAACATTGGGGATGTCATCATCCCCAAAGGGCTTTTGCCTAATTGA